The following are from one region of the Candidatus Binatus sp. genome:
- a CDS encoding carboxypeptidase-like regulatory domain-containing protein, whose amino-acid sequence MKLWKVLTTVLPIAIAVAGCVNKSMSQPVTDSTGGILQGKVTRGPLSPMFQPGQGAPTGGEVVDAQIDIANASGKLASSPKTDANGRFSVNLAPGAYTVTMPSLQGALFSHDLPATVTIVAGQTQRLDIHLDTGIR is encoded by the coding sequence ATGAAGCTCTGGAAAGTCCTGACGACGGTGCTGCCGATAGCGATCGCAGTTGCGGGATGCGTGAACAAATCGATGAGCCAACCTGTAACCGATTCGACCGGCGGAATTCTCCAGGGCAAGGTTACGAGGGGGCCGCTCAGCCCGATGTTTCAACCGGGGCAAGGAGCGCCGACCGGCGGCGAGGTGGTGGATGCGCAGATTGATATCGCGAACGCATCCGGCAAGCTCGCATCGTCGCCAAAGACCGACGCGAACGGCCGCTTTAGCGTGAATCTCGCGCCGGGCGCCTACACGGTGACGATGCCGTCGCTGCAGGGCGCGCTCTTCAGCCACGATTTGCCGGCCACCGTCACCATCGTCGCGGGACAGACGCAACGCCTCGATATCCACCTTGACACTGGTATCCGCTGA
- a CDS encoding radical SAM protein, producing the protein MKSERLHINEIFYSIQGESTYAGRPCVFVRLTGCNLRCQWCDTEYAFYEGRRMSIAEVAQIVDSYRCDLIEVTGGEPLLQEGVHPLMNTLLDAGKTVMIETSGASDVSKLDPRVIKIMDLKCPGSGASARNLWSNLEHLGARDEIKFVVADRADYEWARAAIAERGLGARVNAILLSPVFGQLDPAALAAWILEDRLPVRMQLQMHKHIWSPTARGV; encoded by the coding sequence ATGAAGTCCGAACGGCTGCACATCAACGAAATCTTTTACAGCATCCAGGGCGAATCGACCTATGCCGGCCGCCCGTGCGTGTTCGTGCGCCTCACCGGATGCAATCTCCGCTGCCAATGGTGCGATACCGAGTACGCATTCTACGAAGGCCGCCGGATGTCGATCGCCGAAGTCGCACAAATCGTCGATAGTTACCGATGCGATCTGATCGAAGTCACCGGCGGCGAGCCGCTGCTGCAGGAAGGCGTGCACCCGCTGATGAACACGCTGCTCGACGCGGGCAAGACCGTGATGATCGAAACCTCGGGTGCATCGGACGTGAGCAAACTCGACCCGCGCGTGATCAAGATCATGGATCTCAAATGCCCCGGCAGCGGCGCATCCGCGCGCAACCTCTGGAGCAATCTCGAGCATCTCGGCGCTCGCGATGAAATCAAGTTCGTCGTCGCCGACCGCGCCGACTACGAATGGGCGCGCGCCGCGATCGCCGAGCGCGGACTCGGCGCCCGCGTCAACGCGATCCTGCTGAGTCCCGTCTTCGGGCAACTGGATCCCGCCGCGCTGGCCGCCTGGATTCTCGAGGATCGGCTGCCGGTGCGGATGCAACTACAGATGCACAAACATATCTGGAGTCCCACCGCCCGCGGCGTTTAG